The following proteins are encoded in a genomic region of Rissa tridactyla isolate bRisTri1 chromosome 5, bRisTri1.patW.cur.20221130, whole genome shotgun sequence:
- the PAQR3 gene encoding progestin and adipoQ receptor family member 3 isoform X2, with product MHQKLLRSAHYIELGGYQYWPVLVPRGIRLYTYEQIPLFLKDNPYITDGYRAYLPSRLCLKSLFILSNETVNIWSHLLGFVLFFTLGIYDLTAVLPAAGASREDFVICSVCLFCFQVCMLCSVGYHLFCCHRSEKTSRRWMALDYAGISIGILGCYVSGVFYAFYCNNIHPSYLTQQWHRLRSIIFCSVSGYGIIPTIHWVWLNGGIGASIVQEFAPRVVVMYFIAAVAFLFYISKVPERYFPGQLNYLGSSHQVWHILAVVMLYWWHQSTVYIMQYRHSKPCPEYSGDL from the exons ATGCACCAGAAGCTGCTGCGGAGCGCCCACTACATCGAGCTGGGCGGGTACCAGTACTGGCCGGTGCTGGTGCCCCGCGGCATCCGGCTCTACACCTACGAGCAGATCCCCCTCTTCCTGAAGGACAACCCCTACATCACCGACGGCTACCGGGCCTACCTGCCCTCCCGCCTCTGCCTCAAGAG CCTCTTCATCCTCTCCAACGAGACAGTCAACATCTGGAGCCACCTGCTCGGCTTCGTCCTCTTCTTCACCCTGGGCATCTACGACCTGACGGCCGTCCTGCCGGCCGCCGGCGCCTCCCGGGAGGACTTTGTCATCTGCTCCGTCTGCCTCTTCTGCTTCCAG GTCTGTATGCTCTGCTCAGTAGGATACCACCTCTTCTGTTGCCACCGCTCAGAGAAGACCAGCCGACGATGGATGGCATTAGATTATGCGGGAATTTCCATTGGTATCCTGGGCTGCTATGTGTCAGGCGTGTTCTATGCATTTTATTGTAACAAC ATTCATCCCAGTTACCTCACGCAACAGTGGCACAGACTGCGCTCCATCATCTTTTGCTCAGTGTCTGGATACGGAATTATTCCCACCATCCACTGGGTTTGGCTCAACGGCGGCATCGGCGCATCTATTGTACAg gagtTTGCTCCGCGTGTAGTTGTCATGTACTTCATCGCTGCTGTAGCTTTTCTCTTCTATATTTCCAAAGTTCCCGAAAGATACTTCCCAG GACAGTTGAACTACCTCGGCTCGAGTCACCAAGTATGGCACATCCTTGCCGTGGTGATGCTGTACTGGTGGCATCAATCCACCGTGTACATCATGCAATACCGACACAGCAAGCCCTGTCCTGAGTATAGCGGAGACCTGTGA
- the PAQR3 gene encoding progestin and adipoQ receptor family member 3 isoform X1 produces the protein MHQKLLRSAHYIELGGYQYWPVLVPRGIRLYTYEQIPLFLKDNPYITDGYRAYLPSRLCLKSLFILSNETVNIWSHLLGFVLFFTLGIYDLTAVLPAAGASREDFVICSVCLFCFQVCMLCSVGYHLFCCHRSEKTSRRWMALDYAGISIGILGCYVSGVFYAFYCNNYWRQVYLITVLAMILAVFFAQIHPSYLTQQWHRLRSIIFCSVSGYGIIPTIHWVWLNGGIGASIVQEFAPRVVVMYFIAAVAFLFYISKVPERYFPGQLNYLGSSHQVWHILAVVMLYWWHQSTVYIMQYRHSKPCPEYSGDL, from the exons ATGCACCAGAAGCTGCTGCGGAGCGCCCACTACATCGAGCTGGGCGGGTACCAGTACTGGCCGGTGCTGGTGCCCCGCGGCATCCGGCTCTACACCTACGAGCAGATCCCCCTCTTCCTGAAGGACAACCCCTACATCACCGACGGCTACCGGGCCTACCTGCCCTCCCGCCTCTGCCTCAAGAG CCTCTTCATCCTCTCCAACGAGACAGTCAACATCTGGAGCCACCTGCTCGGCTTCGTCCTCTTCTTCACCCTGGGCATCTACGACCTGACGGCCGTCCTGCCGGCCGCCGGCGCCTCCCGGGAGGACTTTGTCATCTGCTCCGTCTGCCTCTTCTGCTTCCAG GTCTGTATGCTCTGCTCAGTAGGATACCACCTCTTCTGTTGCCACCGCTCAGAGAAGACCAGCCGACGATGGATGGCATTAGATTATGCGGGAATTTCCATTGGTATCCTGGGCTGCTATGTGTCAGGCGTGTTCTATGCATTTTATTGTAACAAC tactgGCGTCAGGTATATTTAATCACTGTGCTGGCAATGATCTTGGCAGTATTTTTTGCTCAGATTCATCCCAGTTACCTCACGCAACAGTGGCACAGACTGCGCTCCATCATCTTTTGCTCAGTGTCTGGATACGGAATTATTCCCACCATCCACTGGGTTTGGCTCAACGGCGGCATCGGCGCATCTATTGTACAg gagtTTGCTCCGCGTGTAGTTGTCATGTACTTCATCGCTGCTGTAGCTTTTCTCTTCTATATTTCCAAAGTTCCCGAAAGATACTTCCCAG GACAGTTGAACTACCTCGGCTCGAGTCACCAAGTATGGCACATCCTTGCCGTGGTGATGCTGTACTGGTGGCATCAATCCACCGTGTACATCATGCAATACCGACACAGCAAGCCCTGTCCTGAGTATAGCGGAGACCTGTGA